Proteins found in one Venturia canescens isolate UGA chromosome 8, ASM1945775v1, whole genome shotgun sequence genomic segment:
- the LOC122415201 gene encoding leucine-rich repeat-containing protein 4B-like, whose protein sequence is MFRFSATMWLGLIAFLGLRGALCDHDSSVVDLSYKGLKKEDFFVKIQSQIHLHNKTDLILRGNEFDSFLDCSTKLDNLRKLDLSENHLQRFFFLCKEEYNLEILNVSHNQLEYIDDYALNDRIPKLRVLDLSWNKLTVVNETMLEHMKMLQFLSVANNPVAEIHEDSFSTLRSLLHLDLSNISASDFSAGLFKPLTKLTYLNLSSNPIVTIPFLPISLQELDISRTDIFYPENLLLPQLVSLQMNWMPNLTAILLNDFENLTMLESLSMEGSKKLTEFRVWPPNSRLLPRLQRLSIKNCSIESLNGELRPIMQRTPVVDLQFNPWHCDCRMQWVNRLQLTNELSQEIRCKSPPLLEGKCLADIPNVELRCEDNNWTIYPIVWSAIGVLIVALFAMIVFVVMKRPISQWKLPTRGGNTVSYKNVVESNNDLIRILTPGETSDRAEE, encoded by the exons ATGTTTCGGTTTTCTGCGACGATGTGGCTTGGTCTAATCGCCTTTTTGGGATTACGCGGTGCTCTCTGTGATCACGATTCTTCTGTG GTCGATTTGTCGTACAAGGGCCTGAAGAAGGAAGATTTCTTCGTGAAAATTCAGTCTCAGATCCACCTCCACAACAAAACAGATTTGATACTGCGTGGCAACGAGTTCGATAGTTTTCTCGATTGTTCAACGAAACTGGACAATTTGAGGAAACTCGATTTATCGGAGAATCATCTTCAGCGTTTCTTCTTTTTGTGCAAAGAGGAATACAATTTGGAGATACTGAACGTCAGTCACAACCAGCTCGAGTACATCGACGATTATGCCTTGAACGATCGAATACCAAAACTGAGAGTTTTGGATCTTTCCTGGAACAAATTGACCGTCGTTAATGAAACGATGTTGGAACACATGAag ATGTTGCAGTTTTTATCGGTCGCCAACAATCCAGTTGCGGAAATTCACGAGGATTCGTTCTCGACTCTGCGCTCCCTCCTTCACCTCGACTTGAGCAATATTTCAGCGAGTGATTTTTCCGCTGGGTTATTCAAACCGTTGACGAAATTGACTTATTTGAATTTATCCTCGAATCCGATAGTGACGATCCCTTTCTTACCGATCAGTCTCCAGGAGCTCGATATCTCGCGTACCGATATTTTTTACCCTGAAAATTTGTTGCTTCCGCAATTAGTGTCGTTGCAAATGAACTGGATGCCAAACTTGACCGCTATATTGCTCAACGATTTCGAAAACCTGACGATGCTCGAATCCTTGTCGATGGAGGGCTCGAAAAAACTCACCGAATTTCGCGTCTGGCCTCCCAACAGTCGTTTACTGCCACGACTCCAACGCTTGTCGATCAAAAATTGCAGCATCGAATCTCTCAACGGTGAACTGCGACCGATAATGCAGCGCACGCCAGTCGTCGATTTACAGTTCAATCCCTGGCATTGCGACTGCAGAATGCAATGGGTCAATCGACTTCAACTTACCAACGAACTCAGTCAGGAAATCAG GTGCAAATCTCCGCCTCTGCTCGAAGGAAAATGCTTAGCAGACATACCAAACGTGGAATTACGTTGCGAGGATAACAACTGGACGATTTATCCGATCGTGTGGTCCGCAATCGGAGTTTTAATAGTTGCCTTATTCGCCATGATTGTTTTCGTCGTAATGAAGAGGCCGATATCCCAGTGGAAGTTACCCACGAGAGGGGGAAATACAGTTTCGTATAAAAATGTCGTAGAATCGAACAACGATCTCATAAGAATATTGACCCCGGGCGAAACGTCCGATCGGGCtgaagaataa